In the Commensalibacter nepenthis genome, ATGATAGATTTATTCTTCGGAAAAATTAATTTTTAAAAGTATATGACCAATTTACAAAAATTTTCTAAGCCTGTGATGATTATAGACAATGAGTCGTTACAGAAGATGGTTGCATCTTTATTACAAGAAAAATTCATTACAGTGGATACGGAATTCGTTCGAGAACAAACCTATTGGCCTGAATTATGTCTGGTGCAAATGGCAGGAACGGGAACTGTATATTTATTGGATATATTGTCACCTGATATTGATTTATCATTACTATTACCTTTGTTAACTGCGTCATCGGTTGTAAAGGTTTTTCATGCAGCGCAACAAGATTTGGAAATATTTTTACATTTACTGGGTGTATTGCCTGCGCCTGTTTTCGATACACAAGTTGCAGCGATGGTGGCGGGATTTGGGAATCAAATTGGGTATGACAGTTTGGTTGAATCGTTATTAAAAGTAACGATCGATAAATCACATCGATTTAGTGATTGGGCGATGCGCCCTTTGACAGCGGCACAACAAAATTACGCGGCAGCAGATGTGACGTATTTGTGGGATGTTTACCTTGTTTTATTGCAGAAATTGCAAGATACGAATCGACTAAGCTGGGTTGCCGCTGAAATAGATGTGTTATCTGATCCCAATTTCTTTTTACCGCCGTTAACAAAGATATGGAAACGGTTGCGTCCCAAGACGAATAATCGTCGTGTATTGGGATGTTTATACGCTATTATTCAGTGGCGTGAAGAAGAAGCACAAAGGCTGAATATCCCAAGGCAACATTTGGTCAAGGATGAAAGTCTACTTGCGATTGCTGCTGCTTTACCTGATAGTGTTAAAGCGTTGTCTCGTATTCGTGGCATTTCACAAGGGTTCGCCGAGGGGAAAGAAGGTGGAAATTTGTTGACAGTGATAAAAACTGTAAAAAATACGGATGTTGAATCATTGCCTCTGCCTATTCCAGTCGAATCGAACAAGAGAAAACCGTCTGAAGCAATGATTTCTTTATTAAAAGTATTGCTGCAGGCTAAATGTGAATTATATCAAGTAGCTCCGAAATTAGTTATTGATAGCAAAGATATTGAAAAACTGGCATTGGGAAAACGTGATTTGCCTGTATTATCTGGGTGGCGACATGATGTATTCGGACAGGATGCGATTGACCTTTGCAATGGGCAACTCATTTTAGGGGTTCGAGATCAAAAAATAGAATTAATCAAACGTTAATTGATTTTCAGCTTGAGAATAACTAATTGTATAAATGACATCGATATTAAGGGGACGGTAAGCGTTATGGAATGGAATGAAGAAGCCGTAGCACGGTTAAAAGAGTTATGGGCGCAAGGGTTGTCTACTGCTGAAATAGGGCGACATTTGAATGTGACAAAGAACGCAGTGGTGGGCAAGGCGCATCGTTTGGGTTTGGAAGGGAGACCTTCACCGATTCGTAGAGCAGCTGCCGCTAAAAAGGAAAAAGTAGTAGCACCAGTTGCGGCAAAACCTGAGCGTAAACCAGAAGAAAAAGCTGTAAAAGTTGCAAAGCCAAAAGCAGAAAAAATCGAAAAAGTTCAAAAAGAAAAGCTTGCTCCAGCTGTGAATTCTGCAAAAACCGCAGAAGTTACACAGTTAGAGATGGTGGCACCTGTTGTAAAGAAAGAGGTTAAACCTGCAAAGAAAACAAAAATTGAGTTTTCAACGCCAGTGGAATTACCAAAGAGACGTTCAATGTCGGATTGTTGTTGGCCTATTGGGGATCCTGGGACTAAGGATTTTCACTTTTGTGGTGCCAAGGCCATTCCTGGCAAGCCTTATTGCTTAGAGCATGTTCAAATTGCCTATGTTAAATTAAGAGATCGTAAAAATAACGTTGCTTAATGTATTTTGTTTCTCTCAACTTTAATGGTTCAGAGAAACAATAAGTTACATTAGTCGAGTTTAGGCTCAACTGTATTTAGAAGTTCGTCAGCAATAGAAGTTTCTTCGTTATGTTTAGATTCGGTTTCAGAGTGGCTAATTGTTGCTTTGGGCTTGTCAGCAGTAATCATCTCAATTTGCCCCGTAATTTGTCCGCCATCTTCGACTTTTAGGCGACGACATTTTGCTTTGCCAATTAAACGACCTGTTGCTGTTACAACCAAGTTTCCTTGTGCAACAATATTTCCCTCTAAAGTGCCTGTAATTTCGATGTCTTGAGAATCGACCTCGCCTTTAAGAAGACCTGCTTTTTGCACAATGATTTTTTTTGTTTTAATTGTATTGGTTTCGACAGTGCCTTCGATAATTAATGTTTCAACGTCTTCTATTACGCCTTGGATACGAATTCCTTGTCCTATTGCAAGGGTGCGACGATGAGATGCATTATCATGATGTAAAGAACTATTTGTACCATAAGTGCGTTCTGTATTGGGAAGGAGTGTATTACGGTTAATTAGTTTCTTCTCTAATGTTGGGGGTAAGTTATTTTTCATAAAGTTAGAGCCTTCATCATGATTTGGGATAAAATAAAGATTGTATGATTATAAGGTTGTTCTTTAAAACACTAATCTTCATATAGTTGATTAAGGTTAAAATTGTAAATCATAATTAATAATTATATACCAGTTAATATGATTAAATCTAGGTTTTCATAATCAGAATAACGAAAAACTAGATATTGTTTTTAAACAAGACAATGCAGAAAAAGAGTTGCTGTCGTGATTTTTTGATTAATTACGATAAGAAAAAGGAAAATGAAGTAAAGATGAGAAGTTTCAGAGAAATCTTGGGTCGTAAACAAACAGATGATACAGAATTTGATATTGTAGGTATAGGGAATGCGATTGTTGATATCCTAGTTCAAGTCGATTCGAATTTTTTAGAACAACATGGAATGGTGCCTGGAACGATGGCACTGATTGATGGACACCGTGCCAAAGAGTTAAAATCATTGGTAAAGCCTGAAAAACAAATGAGCGGTGGCTCTGTGGCGAATACATGCTTTGTGGCAGCATTAATGGGGGCAAAGGCCGCTTATCTTGGTAAGGTTGCAGATGATAGCTTGGGTAAAAACTTTGCGGAAGATATTCGACAAGGTGGGGTTTATTTTCCTTCTCAACCGTTAAAAGCCAAAGGGAATGCCGATTTATTGACTGCACGTTCTATTATTTTTGTGACCCCTGATGGACAGCGGACAATGAATACTTATTTGGGTGCCTGTACTCAATTTAAGCCTAAAGATGTTATTGAAGAAGTAATCAGTGCTGCTAAAGTCACTTTTTTAGAAGGCTATTTATTTGATGGTGAGCTGGCACAAAGAGCTTTTTATCAAGCAGCAGATATGGCACATAAAGCAGGTAAAAAGGTTGCATTAAGCCTTTCTGATGCTTTTTGTGTACAACGTCACTTAGCAGCATTTAAAGATTTTGTATCTACACGTGTGGATATGGTTTTTGCAAACGAGCATGAAATTTGTGCTTTATATGAAACAGAAGATTTTGAAGTTGCGATTGTACAAGCCGCAAAGGATGCCCCCATCGTTGTCGTAACACGTGGGGAAAAAGGAAGTGTGATTGTTGCTGAGAATGAGCGAGTAGAGGTTGCTTGTGTTCCTACGGTTGTAGTGGATACAACAGGTGCAGGGGATGCTTATGTCGCTGGTTTCTTGGCAGGATGGACAACAGACCGTACGTATGCAGAATGTGGACGTTTAGGAAGCGTGGTTGCTTCTGAGGTTATTTCTCATTTTGGTGCAAGACCATTGCCTGAATTAAAAGAAGTAATGAATTTTTAATATGCAAAGTTATCTTGTCCTCTGACGTGATAGAGGTTAAAGGTAACTGCAAAGATATTTATGCTGTGGATAAGGCATAGAGAATTAATTTTATTGGAGAAAATAGAGTATTATGGAAATCCGTAACATTGCCATTATTGCGCACG is a window encoding:
- the rnd gene encoding ribonuclease D, whose protein sequence is MTNLQKFSKPVMIIDNESLQKMVASLLQEKFITVDTEFVREQTYWPELCLVQMAGTGTVYLLDILSPDIDLSLLLPLLTASSVVKVFHAAQQDLEIFLHLLGVLPAPVFDTQVAAMVAGFGNQIGYDSLVESLLKVTIDKSHRFSDWAMRPLTAAQQNYAAADVTYLWDVYLVLLQKLQDTNRLSWVAAEIDVLSDPNFFLPPLTKIWKRLRPKTNNRRVLGCLYAIIQWREEEAQRLNIPRQHLVKDESLLAIAAALPDSVKALSRIRGISQGFAEGKEGGNLLTVIKTVKNTDVESLPLPIPVESNKRKPSEAMISLLKVLLQAKCELYQVAPKLVIDSKDIEKLALGKRDLPVLSGWRHDVFGQDAIDLCNGQLILGVRDQKIELIKR
- a CDS encoding GcrA family cell cycle regulator, with translation MEWNEEAVARLKELWAQGLSTAEIGRHLNVTKNAVVGKAHRLGLEGRPSPIRRAAAAKKEKVVAPVAAKPERKPEEKAVKVAKPKAEKIEKVQKEKLAPAVNSAKTAEVTQLEMVAPVVKKEVKPAKKTKIEFSTPVELPKRRSMSDCCWPIGDPGTKDFHFCGAKAIPGKPYCLEHVQIAYVKLRDRKNNVA
- a CDS encoding bactofilin family protein gives rise to the protein MKNNLPPTLEKKLINRNTLLPNTERTYGTNSSLHHDNASHRRTLAIGQGIRIQGVIEDVETLIIEGTVETNTIKTKKIIVQKAGLLKGEVDSQDIEITGTLEGNIVAQGNLVVTATGRLIGKAKCRRLKVEDGGQITGQIEMITADKPKATISHSETESKHNEETSIADELLNTVEPKLD
- a CDS encoding adenosine kinase → MRSFREILGRKQTDDTEFDIVGIGNAIVDILVQVDSNFLEQHGMVPGTMALIDGHRAKELKSLVKPEKQMSGGSVANTCFVAALMGAKAAYLGKVADDSLGKNFAEDIRQGGVYFPSQPLKAKGNADLLTARSIIFVTPDGQRTMNTYLGACTQFKPKDVIEEVISAAKVTFLEGYLFDGELAQRAFYQAADMAHKAGKKVALSLSDAFCVQRHLAAFKDFVSTRVDMVFANEHEICALYETEDFEVAIVQAAKDAPIVVVTRGEKGSVIVAENERVEVACVPTVVVDTTGAGDAYVAGFLAGWTTDRTYAECGRLGSVVASEVISHFGARPLPELKEVMNF